A window of the Brachyspira suanatina genome harbors these coding sequences:
- the aspS gene encoding aspartate--tRNA ligase, which yields MRFKSAYNGILTKDDIGKEVKLAGWVLRRRDHGGVIFVDLRDRTGFVQIVFNPEISKEAHNDAQDLRSEYVISVEGKIRARSPEMINPKIPTGEIEVMVEKMELLNTSETPPFLLEDDIDTGEDIRLKYRYLDLRRPTVFNNLYKRFQITNAFRKHLSDNGFIDVETPILNKSTPEGARDFLVPSRLNAGDFYALPQSPQIFKQILMIGGFDRYYQIAKCFRDEDLRADRQPEFTQVDIETSFLNTDEFLSIMENVTANIVKDVYGIDLPTPFPRLNYYDAMEMYGSDKPDTRFELKLINVEEAVRGCDFAVFKNALDNKFIIRCLNAKGGEKLSRKDIDDFTKYVGIFGAKGLAWMRVTEKGLESNIVKFFSEENQKKILEVTKAEKGDLLFFVADTPKVTFDALGNLRLKVAEKLNLIDKDKLNFLWVVEFPLFEYDHKEKRISATHHPFTAPVPEDVAILESEPLKVRSDTYDLVLNGNEIGGGGQRIYDSKVQAIIFKLLGIDEEKAKLRFGFLLDALKYGAPPMCGMAYGIDRVVMLLQKQDSIREVIAFPKTQKGQCLMSGCPSTVDADQLEELHLSIEE from the coding sequence ATGCGTTTTAAAAGTGCCTATAATGGTATATTAACAAAAGATGATATCGGTAAAGAAGTTAAGCTAGCAGGCTGGGTTTTAAGAAGAAGAGATCATGGCGGAGTAATATTCGTAGATTTAAGAGACAGAACAGGATTCGTACAAATAGTATTCAATCCTGAAATAAGCAAAGAAGCACATAATGACGCTCAGGATTTAAGAAGCGAATATGTTATCAGTGTAGAAGGTAAAATCAGAGCTAGAAGTCCTGAAATGATTAACCCTAAAATTCCTACTGGTGAAATTGAAGTTATGGTTGAAAAAATGGAGCTTCTTAATACTTCTGAAACTCCTCCTTTCCTACTTGAAGATGATATTGATACTGGTGAAGATATAAGACTTAAATACAGATACTTAGATTTAAGAAGACCTACTGTATTCAATAACTTATATAAAAGATTCCAAATTACTAATGCTTTTAGAAAACATTTATCTGACAATGGTTTTATAGATGTGGAAACTCCTATATTAAATAAAAGTACTCCTGAAGGTGCTAGAGACTTCCTTGTTCCTTCAAGACTAAATGCTGGAGATTTCTATGCATTGCCTCAATCTCCTCAAATATTCAAGCAAATACTTATGATTGGCGGTTTTGACAGATACTATCAAATAGCTAAATGTTTCCGTGATGAGGACTTAAGAGCAGACAGACAGCCTGAATTTACTCAAGTTGATATTGAAACTTCTTTCCTTAATACTGATGAGTTTTTATCTATTATGGAAAATGTTACTGCTAATATAGTTAAAGATGTTTATGGTATTGACTTACCTACTCCATTCCCTAGATTAAATTATTATGATGCTATGGAAATGTATGGAAGCGATAAGCCTGATACTAGATTTGAATTAAAACTTATCAATGTTGAAGAGGCTGTTAGAGGCTGTGATTTTGCAGTATTCAAAAATGCTTTAGACAACAAATTTATAATAAGATGTTTGAATGCTAAAGGCGGAGAGAAATTAAGCAGAAAAGATATTGATGACTTCACTAAATATGTTGGTATATTCGGAGCTAAAGGACTTGCTTGGATGAGAGTTACTGAAAAAGGACTTGAATCTAATATAGTTAAATTCTTCTCTGAAGAAAATCAAAAGAAAATATTAGAAGTTACTAAAGCAGAAAAAGGCGACTTATTATTCTTCGTTGCTGATACTCCAAAAGTTACATTTGATGCTTTGGGTAATTTAAGATTAAAAGTTGCTGAGAAATTGAACTTAATAGATAAAGATAAATTAAATTTCTTATGGGTAGTAGAATTCCCATTATTTGAATATGATCATAAAGAGAAGAGAATATCAGCTACTCACCACCCATTCACTGCCCCAGTACCTGAAGATGTTGCTATACTTGAAAGCGAGCCTTTAAAAGTAAGAAGCGATACTTATGACTTGGTATTAAATGGTAATGAAATAGGCGGCGGCGGTCAGCGTATTTATGACAGCAAAGTACAGGCTATAATATTCAAACTTTTAGGCATAGACGAAGAGAAAGCAAAATTGAGATTCGGATTCTTGCTTGATGCTTTGAAATATGGTGCTCCTCCTATGTGCGGTATGGCTTATGGTATAGATAGAGTTGTTATGCTTCTTCAAAAACAAGACAGCATTAGAGAAGTTATAGCATTCCCTAAAACTCAAAAAGGTCAGTGCTTGATGAGCGGATGTCCTTCTACTGTTGATGCTGATCAATTAGAAGAGTTACATTTGAGTATAGAAGAATAA
- a CDS encoding ComF family protein translates to MNNIFTAYKKFSIDNIPITALGDLDKELGDELRAFKKKSVNFPINIIKQIKNYYSDYIKTNNKKFDIILYVPSNKNNGVMDFFADYISKEFDIEKCEFIKINKNIKEQKFLETLKERSENIKDAFEIINYDKLKNKNILLIDDVYASGETIKEIIKIFKGFQFNYNLEILIFCYRNHIFR, encoded by the coding sequence ATGAATAATATTTTTACTGCTTATAAAAAATTCAGTATAGACAATATACCTATAACAGCATTAGGCGATTTGGATAAAGAGCTTGGAGATGAATTAAGAGCATTTAAAAAAAAGAGTGTCAATTTTCCTATAAATATAATAAAACAAATAAAAAATTATTATTCTGATTATATAAAAACAAATAATAAAAAATTTGATATTATACTTTATGTACCTTCAAATAAAAATAACGGTGTAATGGATTTTTTTGCTGATTATATTTCTAAAGAGTTTGATATAGAAAAATGCGAGTTTATAAAAATAAATAAGAATATAAAAGAACAGAAATTTTTAGAAACTCTAAAAGAGAGAAGTGAAAATATTAAAGATGCCTTTGAAATAATAAATTATGACAAACTCAAAAATAAAAATATACTTTTAATAGATGATGTTTATGCCTCTGGTGAAACTATAAAAGAAATTATAAAAATATTTAAAGGATTTCAATTCAATTATAATTTAGAAATATTAATTTTCTGTTACAGGAATCATATTTTTAGATAA
- a CDS encoding tyrosine-type recombinase/integrase produces the protein MKTLDYLKLYDNNNSNLIINYLEYIKLYKSKSTVNTYANSIKNFYNFLYNYYSIGQYNIVQSEKILNSNNIRLSKDILLYNTTVLYNKVNRKCIEDYISYQVNKNLGADIIHCRVMAVKSYFKYLVKLKKISTETFFDIFDELKTPKIIVKNQLLIKADETLSITKKIKEKSESFADERNIFMLLLMSNTGIRRKELACIDIDNIHFDNNTIAIYKSKGDKPRIISFSSSIKSKLFEYLKLRKSILKQRNKIHNMLFIKTNGEPLNINTISTIMHFISKKTNTKVTCHSLRRGFATDMAENGTDIYVISKMLGHQNINTTVSRYIYVLAGMIKEAMENHPFAKFRYSTKKDCIKKDIKTNMLEEWKDLTCRMNQILNSFEKIEKDFNRA, from the coding sequence ATGAAAACGCTAGACTATCTAAAATTATATGATAACAATAATTCTAATTTAATAATCAATTATCTTGAATATATAAAACTTTATAAGTCAAAATCTACAGTAAATACTTATGCAAACAGCATCAAAAACTTTTATAATTTTCTTTATAATTATTACAGTATCGGACAGTATAATATCGTACAGTCTGAAAAAATACTTAATAGTAATAATATCAGACTGTCTAAAGATATACTATTATACAATACTACGGTATTGTATAATAAAGTAAACAGAAAATGCATTGAAGACTATATCTCTTATCAAGTTAATAAAAATCTCGGCGCCGACATCATTCACTGCAGAGTTATGGCTGTAAAAAGTTATTTTAAGTATTTAGTGAAATTAAAAAAAATAAGTACCGAAACTTTTTTTGATATTTTTGATGAGCTTAAAACTCCAAAAATAATTGTAAAAAATCAGCTATTAATAAAAGCAGATGAAACTTTATCTATTACAAAAAAGATAAAAGAAAAATCAGAAAGTTTTGCAGATGAGAGAAATATATTCATGCTTTTGCTGATGTCTAACACAGGCATACGCCGTAAGGAGCTTGCCTGCATAGACATTGACAATATTCACTTTGATAATAATACCATAGCTATTTATAAAAGCAAGGGAGATAAACCAAGAATTATTTCTTTTTCTAGTTCTATAAAATCTAAGCTATTTGAATATTTAAAATTAAGAAAATCTATATTAAAGCAAAGAAATAAAATACATAATATGCTATTTATTAAAACAAACGGCGAGCCTTTGAATATAAATACTATAAGCACAATAATGCATTTCATTTCTAAAAAGACAAATACAAAAGTTACATGTCATTCATTAAGAAGAGGCTTTGCAACCGACATGGCAGAAAACGGAACTGACATTTATGTTATATCAAAAATGCTCGGTCATCAAAATATTAATACAACAGTGTCAAGATATATTTATGTTTTGGCTGGAATGATAAAAGAGGCTATGGAAAATCATCCGTTTGCTAAGTTTAGATATAGTACGAAAAAAGACTGTATTAAAAAAGACATTAAAACAAATATGCTTGAAGAATGGAAAGACTTAACGTGCAGAATGAATCAAATATTAAACAGTTTTGAAAAAATCGAAAAGGATTTTAATAGAGCTTAA